The DNA sequence TTCATTTCTTGCCACAAAGAGCAAGAATTTTACGGCTAAGCGTCCTTAAGGAGGTATATATTTCATGGAAGAGGAGAAAAAGGGGTTTGTGGTGAGGGATAAGCGCACCTTTGATGAATCGGGAGAAGTGCGTAAGGAAGAACCCGCCGAAGCAAAAGAAACAGGTCCCGGCGAGAAAACAGAAAAAGGACAGGTCCCGCCGCCGGAGGCGGAACAACAGGGACAGCAGCGTGAAGAGAATTATCCAGAGGTTAACTTTGCAAGCTTTGTGCTCTCTTTGAGTACGACAGCGATGTATCATTTTGGTGATTTCCCCGATCCGGCGACAAAAGAAGCGCGGAAAAATCTCTCTGCTGCAAAACAGACCATTGATATACTGGGCATGTTAAAAAGTAAAACGGAAGGAAATCTCGATGACAACGAGAAATCCGTGTTAGATGGCATACTTTACGAGTTGAGGTTGAGGTATGTGAAGGAAAAAACCGGACAATGATCAGAAAACTATCACCGGCAAAGGTGAACCTGTACCTTTGCGTATTTCGCAAGCGGAAAGACGGCTATCATGACATCGCAACCCTGATGCAAAGGATAAGTCTCTATGATGAAATGACGTTTTCACCTATCGAGAGGGGCATTGTGGTAAAATGTCCGGACTCCCTGCCGGAAAATGAGGATAACATTGTTTACAGGGCAGCAATGGCCCTTTTTTCTTATGCTTCCTGTGCGTCCGGTATTGAAATTACCATCAAAAAAAGAATCCCCATCGCGGCAGGCTTAGGTGGGGGAAGTTCCAATGCGGCCACGACACTGATGACCATGAACGAGATATTCGGGTTCCACTACAGCAGAGATGACTTGATGAAGATAGGGGCAAAATTGGGGGCAGATGTCCCCTTTTTTATTTTTGGCAAGACGGCATGGGCTTTCGGCATTGGCGATCGCCTTCAGGCGGCGGACAACATCCCTCCCCTGTGGTTTGTCCTGATAAATCCCCGCTTCGCCATCTCCACAGAGATGGTTTATGAAAATCTAAATTTAAGATTGACAAAAGGATCAATAAATTATACCATCCCGCAACTTCAGACAGTAAACGATTTAGTGAAAGGACTACGTAATGATCTGGAGGATGTGACGCTGAACATATATCCCCTCTTACGGCACTTAAAGGATATTTTACTGACACATGGAGCTTTGGGTACCCTAATGTCGGGCAGTGGGCCGACCGTTTTTGGCATATTTTTAGAGGCAGAGGCAGCGCTAAAGGCAAAAAAGGCCTTGGAAGAAGTGGGAAGGGGGACGTGGTCTGTATTGATGGCACATTCTATCTAAATAAAAGTCGTAAGTCGTACGTCGTAAGTCATACGTCATAAAAGGAGGGCCACGCTCCGTCGTGGTCTAAGTCGTAGGTCATAAGTCCTCGATATAAGATGTACGACATACGACTTATGACTGACGACTTATGACTGATGACTTAAAGGGATGGGGCGTCGTCAAGTGGTAAGACACAAGATTTTGGTTCTTGCATACGGAGGTTCGAATCCTCCCGCCCCAGCCAGTTGTTGTCTTGAAAGGATTTAGATGCTTGAAAGAATAAGAATTTTTTCCGGTAACGCAAATTTGGCTCTGGCGGAAAGGATCTGTGAAAATCTGGGGGTCCCCCTCGGAAGGGCCAATGTGACTACTTTCAGTGACGGTGAAACGATGGTGGAAATCAATGAAAACGTCCGGGGTATGGATGTTTTCATTATTCAGTCTACCTGCACACCGGTCAATGTAACCTGCATGGAACTGCTCATCATGATTGATGCCATGAAGAGGGCATCTGCGGATCGTATCACGGCCGTTATTCCTTATTACGGTTATGCCAGACAGGATAGAAAGGTGGCTCCCCGGGCACCGATTTCGGCAAAACTTGTTGCCGATCTGATCACCACGGCGGGGGCCAACCGTGTTCTCTCCCTGGATCTCCATGCCGGCCAGATTCAGGGGTTTTTTAATATCCCTGTTGATAACCTATTCGCCACCCCCGTCCTTTTAGAATACATCAAGAGAAACTATGAGGACAACATTGTCATCGTTTCCCCGGACACCGGTGGTGTTGAAAGGGCAAGGGCGTTTGGTAAGAGGTTAGGGGCAACCCTTGCCATCATTGATAAGAGAAGAGAAGGGCCGAATGAGGCGCAGGTCATGAATATCATCGGTAATGTAAGGGGTAAAAAAGTCATCATTTTCGACGATATGATTGATACAGCAGGAACCGTGGTAGGGGGAGCCGAAGCCCTGAAGGAGGAAGGCGCCACTGAGATTTTCGTCTGTTGCACCCATTCTGTTCTTTCGGGGCTGGCCATAGAGAGGATTGAAAATTCCTGCATAAAAGAGGTTGTGGTCACGGATACGATCCCTCTGCAGGAAAAAGCAAAAGCCTGCGGTCGCATTAAGGTCCTCTCTGTTGCTGGATTGCTAAGTGAGGCAGTGAGAAGGATTTACTACAATGATTCGGTCAGTTCGCTTTTTATTTAGGAGGATAAATGAAGGCAAGTGAGTTAAGGGCCTGTATC is a window from the Syntrophales bacterium genome containing:
- a CDS encoding DUF1844 domain-containing protein; translated protein: MEEEKKGFVVRDKRTFDESGEVRKEEPAEAKETGPGEKTEKGQVPPPEAEQQGQQREENYPEVNFASFVLSLSTTAMYHFGDFPDPATKEARKNLSAAKQTIDILGMLKSKTEGNLDDNEKSVLDGILYELRLRYVKEKTGQ
- the ispE gene encoding 4-(cytidine 5'-diphospho)-2-C-methyl-D-erythritol kinase, which translates into the protein MIRKLSPAKVNLYLCVFRKRKDGYHDIATLMQRISLYDEMTFSPIERGIVVKCPDSLPENEDNIVYRAAMALFSYASCASGIEITIKKRIPIAAGLGGGSSNAATTLMTMNEIFGFHYSRDDLMKIGAKLGADVPFFIFGKTAWAFGIGDRLQAADNIPPLWFVLINPRFAISTEMVYENLNLRLTKGSINYTIPQLQTVNDLVKGLRNDLEDVTLNIYPLLRHLKDILLTHGALGTLMSGSGPTVFGIFLEAEAALKAKKALEEVGRGTWSVLMAHSI
- a CDS encoding ribose-phosphate pyrophosphokinase, which gives rise to MLERIRIFSGNANLALAERICENLGVPLGRANVTTFSDGETMVEINENVRGMDVFIIQSTCTPVNVTCMELLIMIDAMKRASADRITAVIPYYGYARQDRKVAPRAPISAKLVADLITTAGANRVLSLDLHAGQIQGFFNIPVDNLFATPVLLEYIKRNYEDNIVIVSPDTGGVERARAFGKRLGATLAIIDKRREGPNEAQVMNIIGNVRGKKVIIFDDMIDTAGTVVGGAEALKEEGATEIFVCCTHSVLSGLAIERIENSCIKEVVVTDTIPLQEKAKACGRIKVLSVAGLLSEAVRRIYYNDSVSSLFI